From the genome of Impatiens glandulifera chromosome 9, dImpGla2.1, whole genome shotgun sequence, one region includes:
- the LOC124916657 gene encoding formate dehydrogenase, mitochondrial, producing MAMKRLSASAIRAFTSSGNSKQSALLTRRIHDQASTGSQKIVGVFYKANEYAVKNPNFLGCAENALGISKWLESQGHQYIVTDDKEGPNSELEKHISDMHVLITTPFHPAYVTAERIKRAKNLKLVLTAGIGSDHVDLKAAAAAGLTVAEVTGSNVVSVAEDELMRILILVRNFIPGYTQVINGEWNVAGIAYRAYDLEGKTVGTVGAGRIGKLLLQRLKPFNCNLLYHDRLKMEPELESQIGAKFEEDLDSMLQKCDIVVINTPLTEKTKGMFDKEKISKMKKGVLIVNNARGAIMDTQAVVDACSSGQIGGYSGDVWYPQPAPKDHPWRYMPNQAMTPHISGTTIDAQIRYAAGTKEMLERYFKGEEFTPENYIVKEGELASQYR from the exons ATGGCGATGAAGCGTTTATCAGCGTCTGCGATCCGTGCGTTTACCTCGTCGGGAAATTCTAAACAATCGGCTTTATTAACCAGACGCATCCATGATCAA GCATCTACTGGGAGCCAAAAGATAGTGGGGGTATTTTATAAGGCTAATGAATATGCAGTAAAGAACCCTAATTTCCTAGGATGTGCTGAAAATGCTTTGGGAATCAGCAAATGGTTGGAATCACAAGGTCATCAGTATATTGTTACTGATGATAAAGAAGGACCCAACTCTG AATTGGAAAAGCATATCTCTGATATGCATGTGTTGATAACAACGCCATTTCATCCTGCATACGTTACTGCGGAGAGGATAAAAAGGGCGAAAAATCTGAAACTTGTACTCACAGCTGGAATTGGTTCTGATCATGTAGACTTGAAAGCAGCTGCGGCTGCTGGGTTAACAGTTGCTGAGGTTACTGGTAGCAATGTTGTGTCGGTTGCTGAAGATGAGCTGATGAGGATTCTGATTTTGGTTAGGAACTTTATACCTGGTTATACTCAGGTGATTAATGGTGAATGGAATGTTGCTGGTATTGCTTACAGAGCTTATGATCTTGAAGGAAAGACTGTTGGAACAGTGGGTGCTGGACGAATTGGGAAGCTTTTACTTCAAAGGTTGAAACCTTTCAACTGTAATCTTCTTTATCATGACAGGTTGAAAATGGAACCTGAATTGGAGAGTCAAATAGGTGCAAAGTTCGAAGAAGACCTTGATTCCATGCTTCAGAAATGTGATATCGTCGTAATCAACACTCCCCTAACTGAAAAAACAAA AGGGATGTTTGATAAAGAGAAGATCTCGAAGATGAAAAAGGGTGTTCTTATAGTTAACAATGCAAGGGGAGCAATCATGGATACTCAAGCTGTTGTTGATGCTTGTTCAAGTGGACAAATTGGAG ggTATAGTGGAGATGTTTGGTACCCACAACCAGCACCTAAGGACCATCCATGGAGGTATATGCCTAACCAGGCTATGACCCCTCACATTTCTGGCACAACAATTGATGCCCAG aTTCGATATGCGGCGGGGACAAAGGAAATGTTGGAGAGGTACTTCAAGGGAGAAGAATTCACACCCGAGAATTACATCGTAAAGGAAGGGGAACTCGCGAGCCAGTACCGTTAA
- the LOC124913660 gene encoding methyl-CpG-binding domain-containing protein 9-like, translating into MDDSFNIAGCERVMRNHCPPPGKSIGSKLPAHIIGDVIEVYEFVQRFYDILGFQETPSFSFKELEEELTCSGVDLNVTQEVNNKVSAQGLVMSNDTLLSDIHIKLLKLLMHEMQLPRRKKGTGHLISAKGCQLHVLVNELTWPEMARRYVLGLMSIKRSLAPVEIKESDKSKVFRCLQGDGRVLCGSITGVEGIEEDVKVLVEAIKTVFGSFDTENYIQHVHSESSGTTIASDKGMLMDDDDLGWSQELEPVRKLRTNVGSRIRDCIHKALDKRPPLWAKKMLDHSISKDVYKGNSSAPTKNLVILVLDKLCSKDLNQQPNKGRNNRNSLLQSKVIMRRCHFALRRSLADDKNKVFCNILSGQLLMFVENAEEGILESSVKVSHPLDFRTIDVRLEAGAYGTSYDAFLDDVRQVWANLRLLYANKPELVKLADKLSEKFEGYYENEVKSLFQKYGEYVDSDYTRLKKEMDDILTSTRELPKSPWKQNSCKVCGIDKDNKSVLLCDRCEAGYHTYCLEPPLKGVPRGDWFCHRCVKTSKEGPETTDDALLPANLEDLCDNDDALLPANLGHLCDNDDALLPANLEDLCDNDDALLPANLEDLCDNDVIKGLEPLAAMTQKEYCEWGLDERVFLLKFLCDEVLNSSAIRKHLEKSIDLRRECSGVDSSGRLYWILSEPFLTVEQIPEGFQMATSSKEENLNYKSSLSFPWVSYQSEDEIEELLGWLNVQDERERLLKESILKWKKSDLHDPKNNENQGKYVLYERRNNFSGMKATSLLAAKCAPPYGLKTTESGNEKVEKGKETSSSVTCEEHKEQLDIELKPLFGKNDIFLRQLKMKLLDIEAALPEGALIQSKSLMERRYVWRAFVESAATILETIQAVISLEDMIKIEYLKNWWCYWSSLWAAVKTPTMSALALRIYSLDAAIEYETK; encoded by the exons ATGGATGATAGCTTCAACATTGCTGGGTGTGAAAGGGTTATGAGAAATCATTGCCCTCCTCCTGGGAAGTCCATCGGTTCAAAGCTTCCTGCTCATATCATTGGTGATGTTATCGAG GTATATGAGTTTGTGCAGCGTTTCTATGATATATTAGGTTTTCAGGAGACtccatcattttcatttaaagaaCTTGAAGAGGAACTTACCTGTTCCGGGGTTGATCTAAATGTGACCCAAGAAGTTAATAACAAAGTATCAGCACAAGGATTGGTGATGTCAAATGACACACTTCTGTCTGATATTCATATCAAACTCCTGAAATTATTAATGCATGAGATGCAACTACCCAGGAGAAAGAAAGGCACAGGACACCTTATTTCTGCAAAGGGATGTCAACTGCATGTCCTTGTTAACGAGTTAACTTGGCCAGAAATGGCACGCAGATATGTCTTGGGACTCATGTCCATTAAGAGGAGCCTTGCCCCTGTTGAGATCAAGGAATCGGACAAGTCCAAAGTTTTTCGTTGTTTGCAAGGCGATGGAAGAGTGCTTTGTGGCTCCATCACTGGAGTTGAGGGAATTGAAGAAGATGTAAAA GTGCTTGTGGAGGCTATAAAGACAGTTTTTGGTTCTTTTGACACGGAAAATTATATTCAACATGTACATAGCGAAAGCTCTGGTACAACAATTGCTTCTGACAAAGGTATGCtgatggatgatgatgatttagGCTGGTCCCAAGAGCTCGAACCTGTTAGAAAGTTGCGCACCAATGTGGGGTCCAGAATCAGGGACTGTATTCATAAAGCTTTGGATAAAAGACCTCCACTATGGGCCAAAAAAATGCTTGATCACTCCATTAGTAAGGATGTTTATAAAGGCAACTCATCTGCGCCCACAAAG AATCTTGTGATTTTGGTTCTTGATAAGTTGTGCAGCAAAGATTTGAATCAACAACCCAACAAGGGGAGAAACAATAGGAATTCCCTGTTACAATCTAAAGTTATTATGAGGCGTTGTCACTTTGCACTACGTCGTTCCCTTGCTGACGACAAAAATAAGGTTTTCTGCAACATTCTCAGTGGACAGCTTCTTATGTTTGTTGAAAATGCTGAAGAAGGAATCCTTGAATCTTCAGTTAAGGTGTCACATCCTCTAGATTTCAGGACTATTGATGTGCGATTGGAAGCTGGGGCCTATGGCACATCTTATGACGCTTTTCTTGATGACGTTCGCCAG GTATGGGCCAACTTGCGCCTTTTGTACGCCAATAAGCCTGAACTGGTCAAGTTGGCCGATAAATTATCTGAAAAGTTCGAAGGTTATTATGAAAATGAG GTCAAGAGTCTATTCCAAAAATATGGTGAATATGTTGATTCGGATTACACAAGATTGAAGAAGGAAATGGATGATATCCTTACATCAACAAGGGAACTTCCAAAATCCCCCTGGAAACAGAACTCGTGCAAAGTATGTGGTATTGATAAGGACAATAAGTCTGTTCTACTGTGTGATAGATGTGAAGCAGGATATCACACTTATTGTCTGGAACCGCCTCTAAAAGGAGTCCCACGAGGAGACTGGTTCTGCCATCGCTGTGTGAAGACTAGCAAAGAAGGTCCAGAAACAACTGATGATGCACTGCTTCCAGCCAACCTTGAGGATTTATGCGATAATGATGATGCACTGCTTCCTGCTAACCTTGGGCATTTATGCGATAATGATGATGCACTGCTTCCTGCCAACCTTGAGGATTTATGCGATAATGATGATGCACTGCTTCCTGCCAACCTTGAGGATTTATGCGATAATGATGTCATTAAGGGACTCGAGCCTTTAGCTGCAATGACACAAAAGGAATACTGTGAATGGGGCTTAGATGAG AGAGTGTTTCTGCTCAAGTTTCTTTGTGATGAAGTATTGAATTCATCTGCCATACGTAAACACCTTGAAAAGTCTATTGATCTGCGTAGAGAATGTTCAGGCGTTGATTCTTCTGGAAGGTTGTATTGGATATTGTCTGAGCCATTCTTGACTGTTGAACAGATTCCCGAGGGATTCCAAATGGCAACAAGctcaaaagaagaaaatttAAACTATAAGAGTTCCTTGTCATTTCCATGGGTGTCCTATCAGTCGGAAGACGAAATAGAAGAATTGTTGGGATGGCTTAACGTGCAAGATGAAAGAGAAAGGCTGCTGAAAGAATCAATTCTCAAATGGAAAAAATCAGACTTGCACGATCCTAAGAATAATGAAAATCAAGGAAAATATGTGTTGTATGAAAGAAGAAATAACTTCTCGGGTATGAAGGCGACTTCCTTACTAGCTGCCAAATGTGCTCCACCTTATGGTTTAAAAACAACTGAAAGTGGCAATGAAAAAGTGGAGAAGGGTAAGGAGACGAGTTCCTCAGTTACATGTGAGGAGCATAAGGAGCAATTAGATATTGAATTGAAGCCattatttggaaaaaatgatatttttctaaGGCAATTGAAGATGAAGTTATTGGATATAGAGGCTGCACTCCCCGAGGGTGCTCTGATCCAATCAAAGTCTTTGATGGAGAGAAGATATGTATGGCGCGCGTTTGTTGAATCTGCTGCTACTATACTTGAG ACAATCCAAGCAGTAATATCATTGGAAGATATGATAAAGATTGAGTACTTGAAGAATTGGTGGTGCTACTGGTCATCGTTATGGGCAGCAGTTAAAACGCCTACCATGTCTGCTCTTGCCCTACGGATATATTCCCTAGACGCAGCCATCGAGTATGAGACCAAATAG